One Anaeromusa acidaminophila DSM 3853 DNA window includes the following coding sequences:
- a CDS encoding bifunctional 2-keto-4-hydroxyglutarate aldolase/2-keto-3-deoxy-6-phosphogluconate aldolase yields MKKEEVLRRITDCGLVAVVRAASGEEAKRITDACIAGGVAGIEITFTVPGAHKVVEELAKTYGQGEVVLGVGSVLDPETARVAILSGAEYVVTPSLHAETIRLCNRYRVPVMPGVSTLKDVVSALELGADIIKVFPGELFGPKIIKAFHGPVPQAQLMPTGGVSVDNVGEWIRAGAVAVGAGGSLTGSAKDGDYAGITETAKKFLAAIQEARQGLLPA; encoded by the coding sequence ATGAAAAAAGAGGAAGTCTTGCGGCGGATTACGGACTGCGGTTTGGTGGCGGTGGTGCGCGCCGCCAGCGGTGAAGAAGCTAAACGCATTACCGACGCCTGTATTGCCGGCGGGGTAGCGGGTATTGAAATCACCTTTACCGTGCCGGGGGCGCATAAAGTGGTGGAAGAGCTGGCGAAGACCTACGGACAGGGCGAAGTAGTGCTGGGCGTAGGGAGTGTGCTGGATCCGGAGACGGCCCGCGTGGCCATTCTGAGCGGCGCCGAATACGTGGTGACTCCTAGCTTGCATGCTGAAACCATCCGCCTTTGCAATCGGTACCGCGTGCCGGTTATGCCGGGCGTATCGACGCTGAAGGATGTCGTCAGCGCCTTGGAGCTGGGAGCGGACATTATCAAGGTCTTTCCGGGAGAACTCTTTGGGCCCAAGATTATCAAAGCCTTTCACGGGCCGGTGCCCCAGGCGCAGCTTATGCCGACTGGCGGCGTATCGGTGGATAATGTAGGCGAATGGATCCGCGCTGGCGCTGTAGCCGTAGGGGCTGGGGGCAGTCTGACGGGAAGCGCCAAAGACGGAGATTATGCGGGAATTACGGAGACGGCGAAGAAGTTCCTAGCCGCCATTCAAGAAGCGCGTCAAGGATTGCTGCCGGCATAG